Proteins encoded in a region of the Mesoflavibacter profundi genome:
- the rpsI gene encoding 30S ribosomal protein S9, with the protein MEVIHKIGRRKTAVARAYVAKGNGNITINKKDLNDYFTTGTLQYKVKQPLALTENVENFDIKVNVYGGGITGQAEAIRLAISRAMCEVDAENRSILKPEGLLTRDPRMVERKKFGQKKARKKFQFSKR; encoded by the coding sequence ATGGAAGTAATTCACAAAATTGGTCGTCGTAAGACCGCTGTTGCTCGTGCTTATGTTGCAAAAGGAAATGGTAACATTACGATTAACAAAAAAGATTTAAACGACTACTTCACAACAGGAACTTTACAGTACAAAGTAAAACAACCGTTAGCTTTAACAGAAAACGTAGAAAACTTTGACATTAAAGTAAATGTTTATGGTGGTGGTATTACAGGACAAGCAGAAGCTATCCGTTTAGCAATCTCTCGCGCAATGTGCGAAGTAGATGCAGAAAACAGAAGCATCTTAAAACCTGAAGGATTATTAACAAGAGATCCAAGAATGGTAGAGCGTAAAAAATTCGGTCAGAAGAAAGCGCGTAAGAAATTCCAGTTCTCTAAACGTTAA
- the rpsB gene encoding 30S ribosomal protein S2, with product MAVEVKELLEAGVHFGHLTRKWDPNMAPYVYMERNGIHIINLYKTAAKIDEAGAALAKIAASGRKILFVATKKQAKDIVSEKASSINMPYITERWPGGMLTNFVTIRKAIKKMATIDRMKKDGTFNTLSKKERLQVDRLRAKLEKNLGSIVDMTRLPGALFVVDIKREHIAIKEAQKLNIPIFAMVDTNSDPREVDYVIPANDDASKSIDKILTHVTEAITTGLNERKAEKAEKEAAKADKKSAPKKAKATKDEEE from the coding sequence ATGGCAGTAGAAGTAAAAGAATTACTTGAAGCAGGTGTACACTTCGGTCACCTTACACGTAAATGGGACCCAAACATGGCTCCTTACGTATATATGGAGCGTAACGGTATCCATATCATAAACTTATATAAAACAGCAGCTAAAATAGACGAAGCTGGTGCAGCGTTAGCAAAAATCGCAGCATCTGGTCGTAAGATTTTATTTGTTGCTACAAAAAAACAAGCTAAAGACATCGTATCAGAAAAAGCAAGCAGCATTAACATGCCTTACATTACTGAAAGATGGCCTGGTGGAATGTTAACAAACTTTGTTACTATTAGAAAAGCTATCAAGAAAATGGCTACTATTGATAGAATGAAGAAAGATGGTACATTTAACACGTTATCTAAAAAAGAGCGTTTACAAGTAGACCGTTTAAGAGCTAAGTTAGAGAAAAACTTAGGATCTATCGTTGATATGACACGTTTACCAGGAGCTTTATTTGTTGTAGATATTAAGCGTGAGCACATTGCAATTAAAGAAGCACAAAAATTAAACATTCCTATCTTTGCTATGGTAGATACTAACTCTGATCCACGTGAGGTAGACTACGTTATACCAGCAAACGATGACGCTTCTAAATCTATTGATAAAATCTTAACGCACGTTACAGAAGCTATCACAACTGGCTTAAACGAACGTAAAGCTGAAAAGGCTGAAAAAGAGGCTGCTAAAGCAGACAAAAAATCAGCTCCTAAAAAAGCTAAAGCAACAAAAGACGAAGAA